A window of the Vitis riparia cultivar Riparia Gloire de Montpellier isolate 1030 unplaced genomic scaffold, EGFV_Vit.rip_1.0 scaffold701_pilon_pilon, whole genome shotgun sequence genome harbors these coding sequences:
- the LOC117910298 gene encoding putative disease resistance RPP13-like protein 1 isoform X2, giving the protein MLDDESLGGNLSVVSIVAMGGMGKTTLAGLVYDDEETSKHFALKAWVCVSDQFHVETITRAVLRGIASGNNDSSDFHQIQRKLRDETKGKRFLIVLDDLWNEKYDQWDSLRSPLLEGAPGSKILVTTRNKNVATMMGGDKNFYELKHLSDDDCWLVFQKHAFENININEHPNLALIGREIVQKCGGLPLAAKALGGLLRPEQREDKWKSILTSKVWNLPSDKCGILPALRLSYNHLPSHLKRCFTYCAIFPQDYEFKKEELILLWMAEGLIQQSNEDEKMEDLGDDYFCELLSRSFFQSSSSNKSRFVMHDLINDLANSIAGDTCLHLDDELWNDLQCPISENTRHSSFIRHSYDIFKNFERFHKKERLRTFIALPIDESTSGLPSFISNKVIEELIPRLGHLRVLSLTDYMISEIPDSFGKLKHLRYLNLSYTSIKWLPDSIGNLFYLQTLKLSCCEKLIRLPISIGNLINLRHLDVAGAIRLQEIPIQIGKLKDLRILSNFIVDKNNGLTIKALKDMSHLRRELCISKLENVVNIQDARDADLKLKRNLESLIMQWSSELDGSGNERNQMDVLDSLQPCLNLNKLCIQLYGGPEFPRWIGDALFSKMVDLSLIDCRKCTSLPCLGQLPSLKQLRIQGMDGVKKVGAEFYGETRVSAGKFFPSLESLHFNSMSEWEHWEDWSSSTESLFPCLHKLTIEDCPKLIMKLPTYLPSLTKLSVHFCRKLESPLSRLPLLKELQVRQCNEAVLSTGNDLTSLIKLTISGISGLIKLHEGFVQFLQGLRVLKVSECEELVYLWEDGFGSENSLSLEIRDCDQLVSLGCNLQSLKVIKCEKLERLPNGWQSLACLEELTIRNCPKLVSFPDVGFPPMLRNLTLDDCEGLKSLPDGMMLKMRNDSTDSNNLCLLEYLVIVDCPSLICFPKGQLPTTLKSLCIGGCKNLKSLPEEMMGMCALEDFYIGECPSLIGLPKGGLPATLKKLYIRNCERLESLPEGIMHQHSTNAAALQALVIRECPSLTSFPRGKFPSTLERLHIEDCEHLESISEEMFHSTNSSLQSLILRRYPNLKTLPDCLNTLTNLRIEDFENLELLLPQIKELTRLTRLEISNCKNIKTPLSQWGLSRLTSLKDLRISGIFPDATSFSDDPHSILFPTTLTFLTLSEFQNLESLASLSLQTLTSLERLESKVALSSGRFCQGKDYCLTPFHNCMCGVAHI; this is encoded by the coding sequence ATGCTTGATGATGAATCCCTCGGGGGCAATCTGTCTGTAGTCTCGATCGTGGCCATGGGTGGGATGGGAAAAACTACGCTGGCAGGTCTAGTGTACGATGATGAGGAGACATCCAAACATTTTGCTTTAAAAGCTTGGGTTTGTGTGTCTGATCAATTTCATGTGGAGACCATAACCAGGGCAGTTTTACGGGGCATTGCTTCAGGCAACAATGATTCGTCGgactttcatcaaattcaacGCAAACTGAGGGACGAAACCAAGGGAAAAAGATTTTTGATTGTTCTTGACGATTTGTGGAATGAGAAATATGATCAATGGGACAGCCTACGCTCCCCTCTCTTGGAGGGAGCACCGGGAAGCAAGATCCTCGTCACCACTCGTAATAAAAATGTTGCAACTATGAtgggaggagataaaaacttttatgagCTAAAACATTTGTCTGATGATGATTGTTGGTTGGTGTTTCAAAAACAtgcttttgaaaacataaatatcaATGAGCATCCGAACTTGGCATTGATTGGAAGGGAAATTGTACAGAAATGTGGAGGCCTACCCTTGGCAGCAAAAGCGCTCGGTGGTCTTTTGCGCCCTGAACAAAGAGAAGATAAGTGGAAGAGTATACTAACTAGCAAAGTATGGAATTTGCCTAGTGATAAATGTGGTATTCTTCCTGCGTTGAGACTGAGCTACAATCATCTCCCTTCACATTTAAAAAGGTGTTTCACTTATTGCGCAATATTTCCCCAAGATTATGAGTTTAAGAAGGAAGAGCTAATCCTCTTGTGGATGGCGGAGGGGTTAATTCAACAATCAAATGAGGATGAGAAAATGGAAGATCTTGGTGATGATTATTTTTGTGAACTGTTGTCAAGGTCATTTTTCCAATCGTCGAGCAGCAATAAATCACGATTCGTTATGCATGATCTTATTAACGATTTAGCTAATTCTATTGCTGGAGACACATGCTTGCATTTGGATGATGAGTTGTGGAATGATTTGCAATGCCCCATTTCTGAAAATACTCGTCATTCATCATTCATCCGTCATTCTTatgatatctttaaaaattttgaaaggtttCATAAGAAAGAGCGCTTGCGCACATTCATAGCTTTGCCGATTGATGAATCAACTAGCGGACTTCCTTCCTTCATAAGTAATAAGGTGATTGAAGAATTGATACCAAGGTTAGGGCACTTAAGGGTGCTCTCATTGACTGATTACATGATAAGTGAGATACCAGATTCATTTGGTAAGTTGAAACATTTGAGATACCTTAATTTGTCCTACACCAGTATAAAATGGTTACCCGATTCAATTGGTAATCTTTTTTATCTTCAGACATTGAAATTATCATGCTGTGAAAAGCTTATCAGGTTGCCTATTAGCATCGGAAACCTAATCAATCTTCGACATCTTGATGTTGCTGGTGCAATAAGATTACAAGAAATACCTATACAAATTGGCAAACTAAAAGATTTGCGAATATTGTCTAATTTCATTGTGGACAAAAACAACGGTTTGACAATCAAGGCGTTGAAGGACATGTCACATCTGCGAAGAGAACTTTGCATTTCGAAGTTGGAAAATGTGGTGAATATTCAAGATGCAAGGGATGCCGATTTAAAATTGAAGCGTAACCTTGAAAGCTTGATAATGCAGTGGAGTTCTGAGCTGGATGGTTCAGGGAATGAAAGGAATCAAATGGATGTCCTTGACTCTCTACAACCTTGTTTGAATCTGAACAAACTCTGCATTCAGTTGTATGGTGGTCCAGAATTCCCACGTTGGATAGGGGATGCCTTGTTCTCTAAGATGGTGGATCTAAGTCTCATAGATTGCAGAAAGTGCACGTCTTTACCATGCTTGGGGCAGTTGCCATCGCTCAAACAGTTGAGGATCCAAGGAATGGATGGAGTAAAAAAAGTGGGTGCAGAGTTTTATGGAGAGACTCGTGTTTCTGCAGGTAAGTTTTTCCCATCACTAGAGTCTCTACATTTTAATAGCATGTCAGAATGGGAGCACTGGGAGGACTGGTCTTCCTCAACAGAGTCATTATTCCCTTGTCTCCATAAGCTTACAATTGAGGATTGCCCCAAATTGATTATGAAACTACCCACTTACCTACCTTCTCTTACAAAGCTCTCTGTACACTTCTGTCGAAAATTGGAGTCTCCACTTTCAAGACTTCCACTGCTGAAGGAATTACAAGTAAGACAATGTAATGAGGCGGTCTTGAGCACTGGAAATGACCTCACCTCACTCATCAAGTTAACAATTTCTGGGATTTCAGGGCTTATCAAATTGCATGAAGGATTTGTGCAATTTTTGCAAGGGCTTCGGGTTTTGAAAGTATCGGAATGTGAAGAACTCGTATATTTGTGGGAGGATGGTTTTGGATCGGAAAACTCTCTTTCTCTTGAGATTAGAGATTGTGACCAACTTGTATCCTTGGGATGCAATCTTCAGTCTTTGAAAGTAATTAAATGTGAAAAACTAGAGAGGCTTCCAAATGGATGGCAGAGTCTAGCATGCCTTGAAGAATTGACAATCAGGAATTGTCCAAAGCTGGTGTCATTTCCAGATGTAGGTTTCCCACCAATGCTGAGAAATCTTACTCTTGATGATTGTGAAGGTCTAAAGAGTCTACCTGATGGCATGATGTTGAAGATGAGGAACGACAGTACTGACAGCAACAACTTGTGTCTCCTTGAATACTTGGTTATAGTTGACTGTCCATCTCTCATTTGCTTTCCAAAAGGGCAATTACCCACCACCCTTAAGAGTCTATGCATAGGGGGGTGTAAAAATCTCAAGTCTCTTCCAGAAGAAATGATGGGCATGTGTGCCCTTGAAGACTTTTATATAGGGGAGTGTCCGTCTCTTATTGGATTACCGAAAGGTGGGTTACCCGCCACTCTCAAGAAACTCTACATAAGGAATTGTGAAAGGCTAGAGTCTCTACCAGAGGGAATAATGCACCAACATTCCACCAATGCTGCTGCTCTCCAAGCCTTGGTAATCCGTGAATGTCCATCTCTCACATCCTTCCCAAGAGGCAAGTTTCCATCCACCCTTGAGCGACTTCACATTGAGGATTGTGAACACCTCGAGTCAATTTCAGAGGAGATGTTTCACTCTACTAATAGTTCACTTCAATCTTTAATCCTCAGGAGGTATCCTAATCTCAAAACCCTACCAGATTGCCTCAACACCCTCACAAATCTAAGGattgaagattttgaaaatctgGAATTGTTGCTTCCTCAGATAAAAGAGCTCACCCGTCTTACACGGCTCGAGATCTCTAACTGCAAGAATATCAAGACCCCCCTATCCCAATGGGGCCTTTCCAGACTCACCTCTCTTAAAGACCTCCGGATTAGTGGCATTTTTCCAGATGCAACTTCCTTTTCGGATGACCCCCACTCGATTCTTTTTCCTACAACTCTCACCTTCCTTACCCTTTCAGAATTCCAGAATCTGGAATCCCTAGCCTCCCTGTCTCTCCAAACCCTCACCTCTCTTGAACGGCTAGAATCGAAAGTTGCCCTAAGCTCCGGTCGATTTTGCCAAGGGAAGGACTATTGCCTGACACCCTTTCACAACTGTATGTGTGGCGTTGCCCACATCTAA
- the LOC117910298 gene encoding putative disease resistance RPP13-like protein 1 isoform X1: MEVVGEVVLSVSLELLFSKLASSDLWKYAHQEQVHTELKKWKKKLLEIREVLEDAEDKQITVQSVKAWLADLRDLAYDVEDVLDEFGYQVMRRKLVAEGDAASTSKVRKFIPTCCTTFTPIQAMRNVKLGSKIEDITHRLEEISAQKAELGLEKLKVQIEGARAATQSPTPSTPLVFKPGVYGRDEDKTKIQAMLDDESLGGNLSVVSIVAMGGMGKTTLAGLVYDDEETSKHFALKAWVCVSDQFHVETITRAVLRGIASGNNDSSDFHQIQRKLRDETKGKRFLIVLDDLWNEKYDQWDSLRSPLLEGAPGSKILVTTRNKNVATMMGGDKNFYELKHLSDDDCWLVFQKHAFENININEHPNLALIGREIVQKCGGLPLAAKALGGLLRPEQREDKWKSILTSKVWNLPSDKCGILPALRLSYNHLPSHLKRCFTYCAIFPQDYEFKKEELILLWMAEGLIQQSNEDEKMEDLGDDYFCELLSRSFFQSSSSNKSRFVMHDLINDLANSIAGDTCLHLDDELWNDLQCPISENTRHSSFIRHSYDIFKNFERFHKKERLRTFIALPIDESTSGLPSFISNKVIEELIPRLGHLRVLSLTDYMISEIPDSFGKLKHLRYLNLSYTSIKWLPDSIGNLFYLQTLKLSCCEKLIRLPISIGNLINLRHLDVAGAIRLQEIPIQIGKLKDLRILSNFIVDKNNGLTIKALKDMSHLRRELCISKLENVVNIQDARDADLKLKRNLESLIMQWSSELDGSGNERNQMDVLDSLQPCLNLNKLCIQLYGGPEFPRWIGDALFSKMVDLSLIDCRKCTSLPCLGQLPSLKQLRIQGMDGVKKVGAEFYGETRVSAGKFFPSLESLHFNSMSEWEHWEDWSSSTESLFPCLHKLTIEDCPKLIMKLPTYLPSLTKLSVHFCRKLESPLSRLPLLKELQVRQCNEAVLSTGNDLTSLIKLTISGISGLIKLHEGFVQFLQGLRVLKVSECEELVYLWEDGFGSENSLSLEIRDCDQLVSLGCNLQSLKVIKCEKLERLPNGWQSLACLEELTIRNCPKLVSFPDVGFPPMLRNLTLDDCEGLKSLPDGMMLKMRNDSTDSNNLCLLEYLVIVDCPSLICFPKGQLPTTLKSLCIGGCKNLKSLPEEMMGMCALEDFYIGECPSLIGLPKGGLPATLKKLYIRNCERLESLPEGIMHQHSTNAAALQALVIRECPSLTSFPRGKFPSTLERLHIEDCEHLESISEEMFHSTNSSLQSLILRRYPNLKTLPDCLNTLTNLRIEDFENLELLLPQIKELTRLTRLEISNCKNIKTPLSQWGLSRLTSLKDLRISGIFPDATSFSDDPHSILFPTTLTFLTLSEFQNLESLASLSLQTLTSLERLESKVALSSGRFCQGKDYCLTPFHNCMCGVAHI; the protein is encoded by the coding sequence ATGGAAGTTGTTGGAGAGGTTGTTCTTTCTGTGTCCCTTGAACTCTTGTTCAGCAAACTGGCCTCCTCTGATTTGTGGAAGTACGCACACCAAGAGCAAGTCCACACTGAGctcaagaaatggaagaaaaaactGTTGGAGATTCGTGAAGTGCTCGAGGATGCCGAGGACAAGCAGATCACCGTGCAGTCAGTGAAAGCATGGCTTGCAGATCTCAGGGATTTGGCTTATGATGTGGAGGACGTCTTGGACGAGTTTGGCTACCAAGTGATGAGAAGAAAGTTGGTGGCGGAGGGTGATGCCGCCAGCACAAGCAAGGTACGCAAATTCATCCCTACTTGTTGTACTACTTTCACTCCAATTCAGGCTATGCGGAATGTTAAGCTGGGGTCCAAGATAGAGGACATCACTCACCGATTAGAAGAAATTTCAGCTCAGAAGGCGGAGCTTGGTTTGGAAAAGCTCAAAGTGCAGATCGAAGGCGCCAGAGCAGCTACTCAAAGCCCAACCCCTTCAACACCTTTGGTATTCAAACCTGGGGTATACGGCAGGGATGAAGATAAAACCAAGATACAAGCCATGCTTGATGATGAATCCCTCGGGGGCAATCTGTCTGTAGTCTCGATCGTGGCCATGGGTGGGATGGGAAAAACTACGCTGGCAGGTCTAGTGTACGATGATGAGGAGACATCCAAACATTTTGCTTTAAAAGCTTGGGTTTGTGTGTCTGATCAATTTCATGTGGAGACCATAACCAGGGCAGTTTTACGGGGCATTGCTTCAGGCAACAATGATTCGTCGgactttcatcaaattcaacGCAAACTGAGGGACGAAACCAAGGGAAAAAGATTTTTGATTGTTCTTGACGATTTGTGGAATGAGAAATATGATCAATGGGACAGCCTACGCTCCCCTCTCTTGGAGGGAGCACCGGGAAGCAAGATCCTCGTCACCACTCGTAATAAAAATGTTGCAACTATGAtgggaggagataaaaacttttatgagCTAAAACATTTGTCTGATGATGATTGTTGGTTGGTGTTTCAAAAACAtgcttttgaaaacataaatatcaATGAGCATCCGAACTTGGCATTGATTGGAAGGGAAATTGTACAGAAATGTGGAGGCCTACCCTTGGCAGCAAAAGCGCTCGGTGGTCTTTTGCGCCCTGAACAAAGAGAAGATAAGTGGAAGAGTATACTAACTAGCAAAGTATGGAATTTGCCTAGTGATAAATGTGGTATTCTTCCTGCGTTGAGACTGAGCTACAATCATCTCCCTTCACATTTAAAAAGGTGTTTCACTTATTGCGCAATATTTCCCCAAGATTATGAGTTTAAGAAGGAAGAGCTAATCCTCTTGTGGATGGCGGAGGGGTTAATTCAACAATCAAATGAGGATGAGAAAATGGAAGATCTTGGTGATGATTATTTTTGTGAACTGTTGTCAAGGTCATTTTTCCAATCGTCGAGCAGCAATAAATCACGATTCGTTATGCATGATCTTATTAACGATTTAGCTAATTCTATTGCTGGAGACACATGCTTGCATTTGGATGATGAGTTGTGGAATGATTTGCAATGCCCCATTTCTGAAAATACTCGTCATTCATCATTCATCCGTCATTCTTatgatatctttaaaaattttgaaaggtttCATAAGAAAGAGCGCTTGCGCACATTCATAGCTTTGCCGATTGATGAATCAACTAGCGGACTTCCTTCCTTCATAAGTAATAAGGTGATTGAAGAATTGATACCAAGGTTAGGGCACTTAAGGGTGCTCTCATTGACTGATTACATGATAAGTGAGATACCAGATTCATTTGGTAAGTTGAAACATTTGAGATACCTTAATTTGTCCTACACCAGTATAAAATGGTTACCCGATTCAATTGGTAATCTTTTTTATCTTCAGACATTGAAATTATCATGCTGTGAAAAGCTTATCAGGTTGCCTATTAGCATCGGAAACCTAATCAATCTTCGACATCTTGATGTTGCTGGTGCAATAAGATTACAAGAAATACCTATACAAATTGGCAAACTAAAAGATTTGCGAATATTGTCTAATTTCATTGTGGACAAAAACAACGGTTTGACAATCAAGGCGTTGAAGGACATGTCACATCTGCGAAGAGAACTTTGCATTTCGAAGTTGGAAAATGTGGTGAATATTCAAGATGCAAGGGATGCCGATTTAAAATTGAAGCGTAACCTTGAAAGCTTGATAATGCAGTGGAGTTCTGAGCTGGATGGTTCAGGGAATGAAAGGAATCAAATGGATGTCCTTGACTCTCTACAACCTTGTTTGAATCTGAACAAACTCTGCATTCAGTTGTATGGTGGTCCAGAATTCCCACGTTGGATAGGGGATGCCTTGTTCTCTAAGATGGTGGATCTAAGTCTCATAGATTGCAGAAAGTGCACGTCTTTACCATGCTTGGGGCAGTTGCCATCGCTCAAACAGTTGAGGATCCAAGGAATGGATGGAGTAAAAAAAGTGGGTGCAGAGTTTTATGGAGAGACTCGTGTTTCTGCAGGTAAGTTTTTCCCATCACTAGAGTCTCTACATTTTAATAGCATGTCAGAATGGGAGCACTGGGAGGACTGGTCTTCCTCAACAGAGTCATTATTCCCTTGTCTCCATAAGCTTACAATTGAGGATTGCCCCAAATTGATTATGAAACTACCCACTTACCTACCTTCTCTTACAAAGCTCTCTGTACACTTCTGTCGAAAATTGGAGTCTCCACTTTCAAGACTTCCACTGCTGAAGGAATTACAAGTAAGACAATGTAATGAGGCGGTCTTGAGCACTGGAAATGACCTCACCTCACTCATCAAGTTAACAATTTCTGGGATTTCAGGGCTTATCAAATTGCATGAAGGATTTGTGCAATTTTTGCAAGGGCTTCGGGTTTTGAAAGTATCGGAATGTGAAGAACTCGTATATTTGTGGGAGGATGGTTTTGGATCGGAAAACTCTCTTTCTCTTGAGATTAGAGATTGTGACCAACTTGTATCCTTGGGATGCAATCTTCAGTCTTTGAAAGTAATTAAATGTGAAAAACTAGAGAGGCTTCCAAATGGATGGCAGAGTCTAGCATGCCTTGAAGAATTGACAATCAGGAATTGTCCAAAGCTGGTGTCATTTCCAGATGTAGGTTTCCCACCAATGCTGAGAAATCTTACTCTTGATGATTGTGAAGGTCTAAAGAGTCTACCTGATGGCATGATGTTGAAGATGAGGAACGACAGTACTGACAGCAACAACTTGTGTCTCCTTGAATACTTGGTTATAGTTGACTGTCCATCTCTCATTTGCTTTCCAAAAGGGCAATTACCCACCACCCTTAAGAGTCTATGCATAGGGGGGTGTAAAAATCTCAAGTCTCTTCCAGAAGAAATGATGGGCATGTGTGCCCTTGAAGACTTTTATATAGGGGAGTGTCCGTCTCTTATTGGATTACCGAAAGGTGGGTTACCCGCCACTCTCAAGAAACTCTACATAAGGAATTGTGAAAGGCTAGAGTCTCTACCAGAGGGAATAATGCACCAACATTCCACCAATGCTGCTGCTCTCCAAGCCTTGGTAATCCGTGAATGTCCATCTCTCACATCCTTCCCAAGAGGCAAGTTTCCATCCACCCTTGAGCGACTTCACATTGAGGATTGTGAACACCTCGAGTCAATTTCAGAGGAGATGTTTCACTCTACTAATAGTTCACTTCAATCTTTAATCCTCAGGAGGTATCCTAATCTCAAAACCCTACCAGATTGCCTCAACACCCTCACAAATCTAAGGattgaagattttgaaaatctgGAATTGTTGCTTCCTCAGATAAAAGAGCTCACCCGTCTTACACGGCTCGAGATCTCTAACTGCAAGAATATCAAGACCCCCCTATCCCAATGGGGCCTTTCCAGACTCACCTCTCTTAAAGACCTCCGGATTAGTGGCATTTTTCCAGATGCAACTTCCTTTTCGGATGACCCCCACTCGATTCTTTTTCCTACAACTCTCACCTTCCTTACCCTTTCAGAATTCCAGAATCTGGAATCCCTAGCCTCCCTGTCTCTCCAAACCCTCACCTCTCTTGAACGGCTAGAATCGAAAGTTGCCCTAAGCTCCGGTCGATTTTGCCAAGGGAAGGACTATTGCCTGACACCCTTTCACAACTGTATGTGTGGCGTTGCCCACATCTAA